In Perca fluviatilis chromosome 11, GENO_Pfluv_1.0, whole genome shotgun sequence, the following proteins share a genomic window:
- the dis3l2 gene encoding DIS3-like exonuclease 2 — MDSPRQSKNRNREPKRSQNQSSTPPQKDAYARLLSQHCSSKFSLYLDQYAKDTAFQREGNGPSTLLKAQSDRQNIPQRKRDQVPNDFSDSSDFSPSSMKSKGEESSLSLYMEKLSTRSAQQDCERKQGVSDRQRWGQRRDTATSHDGDVESGEELSTLKPNDSKKHQKQQKKSKDSNREVDSKEIDKFVGQPQSPKKASTSGQEQEKMKKSKKKNLPKHPEEEKSREGTSKSGFDTQTSPYGKDKTLQQSRASSANSPADKSKNKGGRGSKKQVFESYMAFEEVSHGLKRGELIQGQIRINPKKYHEAFVPSPDDTRDIFLDGIVARNRALNGDIVVVQILPREQWKVVKSDTDCDGTSESESLKENIVQKKTARTPRPDVTVEDQCSDQDELIRKVQNTTLTDTVEPLEDPSTPRPNGEILQKTAKVVYIVEKKHSRAVTGFLKFLPDKPFAMFSPVDHRVPRINVFLADCPEDFSSRPGDYSNTLFICRITSWAADSNFAEGQLAKTLGQAGEIEPETEGILVEYDVDFSEFSDEVLDCLPKNLPWTIPPEEMRKRRDLRKECIFTIDPSTARDLDDALSCKQLPDGNFEVGVHIADVSYFVGEDNALDAIASQRATSVYMVQKVIPMLPRLLCEELCSLNPLTDRLTFSVIWKITPEGKILSEWFGRTVIRSCVKLSYDHAQSMIEAPEKMFSAEELPPADPEHPIDEIHQAVLNLHSVAKNLRAQRFSGGALRLDQLKLSFTLDKETMMPQGCYVYQYRDSNKLVEEFMLLANIATAHHIHSRFPELALLRRHPPPKAKMVDELQELCDQLGIDIDLSSAGALHKSLNTTLGDDEYTTARKEVLTHMCSRPMQMALYFCTGVLKEEQLFKHYALNVPLYTHFTSPIRRYADIIVHRLLASSLNCGPNLGLSTEEVQKQASHCNDKKTLSKRVQELSSELFFGVFVKDCGPLDSEAMVMGVLDQSFDVLVLRYGVQKRIYCKIIISCFHLQVISIFTLVEVLLKADGAPMKYSAVLKRPEENES, encoded by the exons ATGGATTCTCCTCGGCAATCGAAGAACCGGAATCGAGAGCCAAAGCGCAGCCAGAATCAGTCGAGCACTCCTCCTCAGAAAGACGCATATGCCAGACTTCTCAGCCAGCACTGCAGCAGCAAGTTCAGTCTGTATCTAGATCAATATGCAAAGGACACAGCATTTCAAAGGGAAGGAAATGGGCCAAGCACACTGCTCAAAGCCCAGAGTGACAGGCAGAACATACCACAGCGAAAAAGGGACCAAGTGCCGAATGATTTCTCTGATTCAAGTGACTTCTCACCCTCTTCCATGAAAAGTAAAGGAGAGGAGAGCTCCCTGTCTTTATACATGGAGAAACTAAGCACCCGCAGTGCTCAGCAGGACTGTGAAAGGAAGCAGGGTGTGTCTGACAGACAGCGATGGGGACAGAGAAGGGACACTGCCACCAGCCACGATGGAGACGTTGAGTCTGGTGAGGAGCTCAGCACTTTAAAACCCAATGACTCGAAGAAACACCAGAAGCAGCAGAAGAAAAGCAAGGACTCTAACAGAGAGGTCGACTCAAAAGAGATTGACAAATTTGTTGGACAGCCCCAGTCCCCAAAGAAAGCCAGTACAAGTGGACAGGAGCAGGAGAAgatgaaaaagtcaaagaaaaaaaacctgccaAAGCACCCGGAAGAGGAGAAAAGCAGAGAAGGGACATCAAAGTCTGGGTTTGACACTCAGACGTCCCCTTATGGTAAAGACAAAACACTGCAGCAATCCCGAG cttcaaGTGCCAATTCTCCTGCTGACAAGAGTAAGAACAAAGGAGGCAGAGGATCAAAGAAACAAGTGTTTGAATCCTACATGGCATTTGAGGAGGTTTCCCATGGCCTTAAAAGAGGAGAACTCATTCAG GGACAGATAAGAATCAACCCAAAGAAATACCACGAAGCTTTCGTCCCATCTCCT GATGACACACGGGATATATTTCTGGATGGGATTGTGGCTCGTAACAGAGCATTGAATGGAGACATAGTGGTGGTGCAAATTCTCCCTCGGGAGCAGTGGAAG GTTGTGAAGTCAGATACTGACTGTGATGGCACCAGTGAGTCAGAGAGCCTGAAAGAAAACATTGTGCAGAAAAAGACAGCACGCACCCCCAGGCCTGATGTTACTGTGGAAGACCAGTGTAGCGACCAGGATGAACTCATCCGCAAAGTGCAGAATACCACCCTCACTGACACAG TGGAACCTCTGGAAGACCCCTCAACACCACGGCCCAATGGGGAAATACTCCAAAAGACTGCTAAA GTGGTGTACATTGTTGAAAAGAAACACTCGAGAGCTGTGACGGGCTTCCTGAAATTCCTACCAGATAAACCTTTTGCCATGTTCTCCCCCGTGGACCACCGGGTGCCACGAATTAACGTGTTCCTTGCTGACTGTCCCGAAGACTTTAGTTCCCGCCCGGGGGACTACAGCAACACCTTGTTCATATGTCGGATCACCAGCTGGGCAGCCGACAGCAACTTTGCAGAAGG TCAACTTGCTAAGACACTGGGTCAGGCTGGAGAAATTGAGCCAGAGACGGAGGGCATCCTGGTAGAGTACGATGTTGATTTTTCAGAGTTCTCCGATGAGGTATTAGACTGCCTTCCCAAGAACTTGCCCTGGACCATCCCACCTGAGGAGATGAGAAAAAGGAGAGACCTGAG GAAGGAGTGTATCTTCACCATTGACCCCTCTACCGCCAGAGACCTGGACGACGCTCTGTCCTGTAAACAACTCCCTGATG GTAACTTTGAGGTGGGAGTCCACATTGCTGATGTGAGTTATTTTGTGGGGGAGGACAATGCTCTGGATGCCATTGCCAGCCAGAGAGCAACTAGTGTGTATATGGTTCAAAAG GTGATCCCCATGTTGCCCAGGCTGCTGTGTGAGGAGCTGTGCAGTCTGAATCCTCTCACCGACAGACTCACTTTCTCTGTCATTTGGAAAATCACACCGGAGGGGAAG ATCCTGAGTGAGTGGTTTGGCCGCACAGTCATCCGCTCCTGCGTGAAGCTGAGTTACGACCATGCTCAGAGCATGATCGAGGCCCCTGAAAAGATGTTCTCTGCTGAGGAGCTGCCACCTGCGGACCCTGAGCACCCCATCGATGAGATCCATCAGGCTGTGCTCAACCTGCACTCCGTTGCCAAGAACCTCCGGGCTCAGCGCTTCTCCGGCGGAGCCCTCCGACTCGACCAG ttaaaacTGTCTTTTACCCTGGACAAAGAGACCATGATGCCTCAAGGCTGCTACGTTTACCAGTACAGAGACAGTAATAA GTTGGTGGAGGAGTTCATGTTGCTGGCTAACATTGCCACAGCCCACCACATCCACTCCAGATTCCCTGAGCTGGCCCTGCTCAGACGCCACCCTCCACCGAAGGCCAAAATGGTGGATGAGCTGCAGGAGCTCTGTGACCAGTTGGGAATCGACATAGATCTCTCCTCTGCAGGAGCGTTGCAT AAGAGTCTCAATACTACTCTTGGTGATGATGAGTATACCACTGCCAGAAAAGAAGTCCTCACCCACATGTGCTCCAGACCCATGCAG ATGGCGTTGTACTTCTGTACAGGTGTACTCAAGGAGGAGCAGTTATTTAAGCACTACGCCCTCAATGTTCCTCTCTACACTCACTTCACATCTCCCATCCGACGCTACGCTGACATCATTGTCCACAGGCTGCTGGCTTCCTCACTGA ATTGTGGGCCTAATTTGGGGCTGTCTACAGAAGAAGTCCAAAAACAGGCATCACACTGTAATGACAAGAAGACTCTATCCAAGAGAGTCCAGGAGCTCAGCTCTGAGCTCTTCTTTGGAGTGTTTGTAAAG GACTGTGGCCCGCTGGACTCTGAGGCCATGGTGATGGGGGTGCTGGATCAGTCCTTTGACGTGCTGGTTCTCCGATACGGAGTACAGAAACGCATCTACTGCAAG ATAATCATTTCTTGTTTTCACTTACAGGTTATTTCAATCTTCACGTTAGTGGAGGTGCTGCTGAAAGCGGACGGTGCACCCATGAAATACAGCGCGGTGCTCAAGAGGCCTGAGGAGAACGAATCATAA